A part of Gossypium hirsutum isolate 1008001.06 chromosome A07, Gossypium_hirsutum_v2.1, whole genome shotgun sequence genomic DNA contains:
- the LOC107955232 gene encoding uncharacterized protein isoform X4 — MFKMAGVKRRIITDLDVRALHKELDEVSCPICMDHPHNAVLLLCSSHDKGCRSYICDTSYRHSNCLDRLKKLRANSSNGSQNLNETNSMAGGSEDNIRESTRNLDSQGEGIIEIADSYSFRGRSESEDVDAENFKSRLKCPHCRGNVLRWEVVEEARKYLNSKKRTCSRESCSYSGSYQELRRHARRVHPTIRPSDIDPSRERAWRRLEHQREYGDIVSAIRSAMPGALVVGDYVIENGDRLAARRENSTGEASSPWWTTFFLFQIGSVDNVGESRARSRVWSRHRHPGGAVSERRFLWGENLLGLQDDDDEDDVRVISDVGEDASPSPRRRRRLTRSRSDEDQS, encoded by the exons ATGTTCAAGATGGCTGGTGTTAAACGAAGAATAATTACTGATTTGGATGTCCGTGCTCTCCATAAAGAACTGGATGAAGTCTCATGTCCAATCTGCATGGACCATCCACATAATGCTGTTCTCCTGCTGTGCAGCTCGCATGACAAGGGTTGCAGATCTTACATTTGTGACACAAGTTACAGGCATTCAAATTGCCTAGACCGATTGAAAAAATTAAGGGCTAATTCTA GTAATGGAAGTCAAAATCTGAATGAAACCAATAGCATGGCAGGAGGATCAGAAGATAATATCCGAGAGTCAACTAGGAATCTTGATTCACAAGGAGAAGGTATTATAGAAATAGCAGACTCTTATTCCTTCCGGGGAAGATCTGAATCCGAAGATGTAGATGCTGAGAATTTTAAATCTAGGTTGAAATGCCCTCATTGCCGAGGGAACGTACTTCGCTGGGAGGTTGTGGAAGAGGCCAGAAAGTATCTAAATTCGAAGAAGAGAACTTGTTCTAGGGAATCTTGCTCCTACTCTGGAAGTTACCAGGAATTGCGTCGGCATGCCAGGAGAGTCCATCCGACAATACGACCTTCAGATATTGACCCATCCAGAGAACGAGCCTGGCGCCGCCTTGAGCACCAAAGAGAATACGGTGACATTGTAAGTGCTATTAGATCTGCCATGCCTGGTGCCCTTGTGGTTGGAGACTATGTTATTGAGAATGGAGATAGGTTGGCAGCTCGAAGGGAGAATAGCACCGGTGAAGCGAGTTCACCATGGTGGACTACTTTCTTTCTGTTTCAGATTGGTTCAGTCGACAATGTTGGTGAATCAAGAGCCAGGTCCAGGGTTTGGTCAAGGCATCGACACCCTGGAGGAGCTGTATCTGAGCGGAGGTTCCTTTGGGGCGAGAATCTCTTGGGTTTGCAAGATGACGACGATGAAGATGATGTGCGTGTAATAAGTGATGTAGGTGAAGACGCATCCCCAAGCCCAAGGAGACGCAGACGCCTGACGCGGTCAAGGTCAGATGAAGATCAGTCatga
- the LOC107955232 gene encoding uncharacterized protein isoform X1, with the protein MFSGSSMFKMAGVKRRIITDLDVRALHKELDEVSCPICMDHPHNAVLLLCSSHDKGCRSYICDTSYRHSNCLDRLKKLRANSSKSPILPHPFPLNPPNSSAFDLNLALRTDFVEGNGSQNLNETNSMAGGSEDNIRESTRNLDSQGEGIIEIADSYSFRGRSESEDVDAENFKSRLKCPHCRGNVLRWEVVEEARKYLNSKKRTCSRESCSYSGSYQELRRHARRVHPTIRPSDIDPSRERAWRRLEHQREYGDIVSAIRSAMPGALVVGDYVIENGDRLAARRENSTGEASSPWWTTFFLFQIGSVDNVGESRARSRVWSRHRHPGGAVSERRFLWGENLLGLQDDDDEDDVRVISDVGEDASPSPRRRRRLTRSRSDEDQS; encoded by the exons ATGTTTAGTGGCTCTAG CATGTTCAAGATGGCTGGTGTTAAACGAAGAATAATTACTGATTTGGATGTCCGTGCTCTCCATAAAGAACTGGATGAAGTCTCATGTCCAATCTGCATGGACCATCCACATAATGCTGTTCTCCTGCTGTGCAGCTCGCATGACAAGGGTTGCAGATCTTACATTTGTGACACAAGTTACAGGCATTCAAATTGCCTAGACCGATTGAAAAAATTAAGGGCTAATTCTAGTAAGAGTCCAATATTACCTCATCCCTTCCCCCTAAACCCTCCGAATTCTAGTGCTTTTGATTTGAACTTGGCATTAAGAACTGATTTTGTTGAAGGTAATGGAAGTCAAAATCTGAATGAAACCAATAGCATGGCAGGAGGATCAGAAGATAATATCCGAGAGTCAACTAGGAATCTTGATTCACAAGGAGAAGGTATTATAGAAATAGCAGACTCTTATTCCTTCCGGGGAAGATCTGAATCCGAAGATGTAGATGCTGAGAATTTTAAATCTAGGTTGAAATGCCCTCATTGCCGAGGGAACGTACTTCGCTGGGAGGTTGTGGAAGAGGCCAGAAAGTATCTAAATTCGAAGAAGAGAACTTGTTCTAGGGAATCTTGCTCCTACTCTGGAAGTTACCAGGAATTGCGTCGGCATGCCAGGAGAGTCCATCCGACAATACGACCTTCAGATATTGACCCATCCAGAGAACGAGCCTGGCGCCGCCTTGAGCACCAAAGAGAATACGGTGACATTGTAAGTGCTATTAGATCTGCCATGCCTGGTGCCCTTGTGGTTGGAGACTATGTTATTGAGAATGGAGATAGGTTGGCAGCTCGAAGGGAGAATAGCACCGGTGAAGCGAGTTCACCATGGTGGACTACTTTCTTTCTGTTTCAGATTGGTTCAGTCGACAATGTTGGTGAATCAAGAGCCAGGTCCAGGGTTTGGTCAAGGCATCGACACCCTGGAGGAGCTGTATCTGAGCGGAGGTTCCTTTGGGGCGAGAATCTCTTGGGTTTGCAAGATGACGACGATGAAGATGATGTGCGTGTAATAAGTGATGTAGGTGAAGACGCATCCCCAAGCCCAAGGAGACGCAGACGCCTGACGCGGTCAAGGTCAGATGAAGATCAGTCatga
- the LOC107955232 gene encoding uncharacterized protein isoform X3, with protein MFSGSSMFKMAGVKRRIITDLDVRALHKELDEVSCPICMDHPHNAVLLLCSSHDKGCRSYICDTSYRHSNCLDRLKKLRANSSNGSQNLNETNSMAGGSEDNIRESTRNLDSQGEGIIEIADSYSFRGRSESEDVDAENFKSRLKCPHCRGNVLRWEVVEEARKYLNSKKRTCSRESCSYSGSYQELRRHARRVHPTIRPSDIDPSRERAWRRLEHQREYGDIVSAIRSAMPGALVVGDYVIENGDRLAARRENSTGEASSPWWTTFFLFQIGSVDNVGESRARSRVWSRHRHPGGAVSERRFLWGENLLGLQDDDDEDDVRVISDVGEDASPSPRRRRRLTRSRSDEDQS; from the exons ATGTTTAGTGGCTCTAG CATGTTCAAGATGGCTGGTGTTAAACGAAGAATAATTACTGATTTGGATGTCCGTGCTCTCCATAAAGAACTGGATGAAGTCTCATGTCCAATCTGCATGGACCATCCACATAATGCTGTTCTCCTGCTGTGCAGCTCGCATGACAAGGGTTGCAGATCTTACATTTGTGACACAAGTTACAGGCATTCAAATTGCCTAGACCGATTGAAAAAATTAAGGGCTAATTCTA GTAATGGAAGTCAAAATCTGAATGAAACCAATAGCATGGCAGGAGGATCAGAAGATAATATCCGAGAGTCAACTAGGAATCTTGATTCACAAGGAGAAGGTATTATAGAAATAGCAGACTCTTATTCCTTCCGGGGAAGATCTGAATCCGAAGATGTAGATGCTGAGAATTTTAAATCTAGGTTGAAATGCCCTCATTGCCGAGGGAACGTACTTCGCTGGGAGGTTGTGGAAGAGGCCAGAAAGTATCTAAATTCGAAGAAGAGAACTTGTTCTAGGGAATCTTGCTCCTACTCTGGAAGTTACCAGGAATTGCGTCGGCATGCCAGGAGAGTCCATCCGACAATACGACCTTCAGATATTGACCCATCCAGAGAACGAGCCTGGCGCCGCCTTGAGCACCAAAGAGAATACGGTGACATTGTAAGTGCTATTAGATCTGCCATGCCTGGTGCCCTTGTGGTTGGAGACTATGTTATTGAGAATGGAGATAGGTTGGCAGCTCGAAGGGAGAATAGCACCGGTGAAGCGAGTTCACCATGGTGGACTACTTTCTTTCTGTTTCAGATTGGTTCAGTCGACAATGTTGGTGAATCAAGAGCCAGGTCCAGGGTTTGGTCAAGGCATCGACACCCTGGAGGAGCTGTATCTGAGCGGAGGTTCCTTTGGGGCGAGAATCTCTTGGGTTTGCAAGATGACGACGATGAAGATGATGTGCGTGTAATAAGTGATGTAGGTGAAGACGCATCCCCAAGCCCAAGGAGACGCAGACGCCTGACGCGGTCAAGGTCAGATGAAGATCAGTCatga
- the LOC107955232 gene encoding uncharacterized protein isoform X2, whose translation MFKMAGVKRRIITDLDVRALHKELDEVSCPICMDHPHNAVLLLCSSHDKGCRSYICDTSYRHSNCLDRLKKLRANSSKSPILPHPFPLNPPNSSAFDLNLALRTDFVEGNGSQNLNETNSMAGGSEDNIRESTRNLDSQGEGIIEIADSYSFRGRSESEDVDAENFKSRLKCPHCRGNVLRWEVVEEARKYLNSKKRTCSRESCSYSGSYQELRRHARRVHPTIRPSDIDPSRERAWRRLEHQREYGDIVSAIRSAMPGALVVGDYVIENGDRLAARRENSTGEASSPWWTTFFLFQIGSVDNVGESRARSRVWSRHRHPGGAVSERRFLWGENLLGLQDDDDEDDVRVISDVGEDASPSPRRRRRLTRSRSDEDQS comes from the coding sequence ATGTTCAAGATGGCTGGTGTTAAACGAAGAATAATTACTGATTTGGATGTCCGTGCTCTCCATAAAGAACTGGATGAAGTCTCATGTCCAATCTGCATGGACCATCCACATAATGCTGTTCTCCTGCTGTGCAGCTCGCATGACAAGGGTTGCAGATCTTACATTTGTGACACAAGTTACAGGCATTCAAATTGCCTAGACCGATTGAAAAAATTAAGGGCTAATTCTAGTAAGAGTCCAATATTACCTCATCCCTTCCCCCTAAACCCTCCGAATTCTAGTGCTTTTGATTTGAACTTGGCATTAAGAACTGATTTTGTTGAAGGTAATGGAAGTCAAAATCTGAATGAAACCAATAGCATGGCAGGAGGATCAGAAGATAATATCCGAGAGTCAACTAGGAATCTTGATTCACAAGGAGAAGGTATTATAGAAATAGCAGACTCTTATTCCTTCCGGGGAAGATCTGAATCCGAAGATGTAGATGCTGAGAATTTTAAATCTAGGTTGAAATGCCCTCATTGCCGAGGGAACGTACTTCGCTGGGAGGTTGTGGAAGAGGCCAGAAAGTATCTAAATTCGAAGAAGAGAACTTGTTCTAGGGAATCTTGCTCCTACTCTGGAAGTTACCAGGAATTGCGTCGGCATGCCAGGAGAGTCCATCCGACAATACGACCTTCAGATATTGACCCATCCAGAGAACGAGCCTGGCGCCGCCTTGAGCACCAAAGAGAATACGGTGACATTGTAAGTGCTATTAGATCTGCCATGCCTGGTGCCCTTGTGGTTGGAGACTATGTTATTGAGAATGGAGATAGGTTGGCAGCTCGAAGGGAGAATAGCACCGGTGAAGCGAGTTCACCATGGTGGACTACTTTCTTTCTGTTTCAGATTGGTTCAGTCGACAATGTTGGTGAATCAAGAGCCAGGTCCAGGGTTTGGTCAAGGCATCGACACCCTGGAGGAGCTGTATCTGAGCGGAGGTTCCTTTGGGGCGAGAATCTCTTGGGTTTGCAAGATGACGACGATGAAGATGATGTGCGTGTAATAAGTGATGTAGGTGAAGACGCATCCCCAAGCCCAAGGAGACGCAGACGCCTGACGCGGTCAAGGTCAGATGAAGATCAGTCatga